One window from the genome of Oscillospiraceae bacterium encodes:
- the acpP gene encoding acyl carrier protein, translated as MVFNKIREIICTQLDIEPDKVTMDASVTDNLGADSLDLVELVMSIEEEFDLEVPDSEIENLKTVGDIVRYIEANS; from the coding sequence ATGGTATTCAACAAAATCCGCGAGATCATCTGTACCCAGCTCGACATCGAACCCGACAAAGTCACCATGGACGCCAGCGTCACCGATAATCTCGGCGCGGATTCTCTGGACTTGGTTGAGCTCGTGATGTCCATCGAGGAGGAATTTGACCTCGAAGTCCCGGATTCCGAGATCGAAAACCTCAAAACCGTCGGAGACATCGTGCGCTACATCGAAGCCAACTCCTGA
- the galE gene encoding UDP-glucose 4-epimerase GalE → MKILVTGGTGFIGSHTIVELLNAGYEVVSVDNYSNSSPTVNDRIRQITGKNYDFYMVDVTNETMLSTIFAQQKIDCVIHFAAYKAVGESVSNPMKYYKNNLNSLLSVCSAMQKNGCKQLIFSSSATVYGIPKSVPISENFPLSAINPYGQTKLFSELMLREIQGANPGWSVALLRYFNPIGAHPSGLIGERPNDIPNNLLPYVSQVAAGILPRLQIFGGDYPTRDGTGVRDYIHVVDLARGHVAAIGKLTGRSGVYVYNLGTGRGESVLEIVHAMEKASGKEIPYDIVGRRPGDSAESYADPGKAERELGWKAQYDLEDMCRDAWRWQQYCKDHNL, encoded by the coding sequence ATGAAAATTTTGGTCACGGGCGGCACCGGATTCATCGGCAGCCATACCATCGTCGAACTGTTAAACGCCGGTTACGAGGTCGTCAGCGTCGATAACTACAGCAATTCTTCCCCCACGGTCAACGACCGTATCCGGCAGATCACCGGTAAAAATTACGACTTTTATATGGTCGACGTCACCAACGAGACCATGCTCTCGACGATTTTTGCGCAACAAAAGATCGACTGCGTCATCCATTTTGCCGCTTATAAAGCCGTCGGGGAGTCGGTTTCGAACCCGATGAAATATTATAAAAATAACCTCAATTCCTTGCTTTCGGTGTGTTCCGCGATGCAAAAGAACGGCTGTAAACAACTCATTTTTTCTTCTTCCGCGACCGTATACGGCATCCCGAAATCGGTTCCGATCAGCGAAAATTTCCCGCTCTCCGCCATCAATCCCTACGGTCAGACAAAACTCTTTTCCGAATTGATGCTGCGCGAAATCCAGGGCGCAAACCCCGGCTGGTCGGTAGCTTTGCTGCGCTATTTCAACCCCATCGGCGCGCACCCGAGCGGTTTGATCGGCGAAAGGCCCAACGATATCCCGAACAACCTCCTGCCTTATGTGTCGCAGGTCGCAGCCGGAATTTTGCCGCGCCTGCAGATCTTCGGCGGCGATTACCCCACCCGCGACGGCACCGGGGTCCGCGATTATATCCATGTCGTCGATCTCGCGCGCGGCCATGTCGCTGCCATCGGCAAACTCACGGGCCGCAGCGGCGTCTATGTCTATAACCTCGGAACGGGCCGCGGCGAATCGGTGCTCGAAATCGTGCATGCGATGGAAAAGGCCTCCGGTAAAGAGATCCCCTATGATATCGTCGGACGCAGACCCGGGGACAGCGCCGAGAGCTACGCAGACCCCGGGAAAGCCGAGCGCGAACTCGGTTGGAAAGCTCAATACGACCTTGAAGATATGTGCCGTGACGCCTGGCGCTGGCAGCAATACTGCAAGGATCACAATCTTTAA
- a CDS encoding type III pantothenate kinase: protein MLLMFDIGNSNITIGAYEGDNLLFVSRLQTDTRRMTDQYFAEIREILKLHEVTLQADGAVISSVVPQLTSVFADGIRKYHGVEPMVIGAGLKTGLDIKIENPAQMGADMVASAVGALTEFKPPIIIFDLGTATKATVVLSGNRFIGGMIAPGVQISLDALSSRTAQLPHIDLKKPKKVIGDNTIDCMRSGMIFGTAAMMDGMIDRMEEELGQKCTVVVTGGLSDTISGCCRHALSLRPNLILQGLLTIYNINTLSKNRT from the coding sequence ATGCTCTTGATGTTCGACATCGGAAATTCCAACATCACCATCGGCGCTTATGAAGGGGACAACCTTTTGTTTGTGTCGCGCCTGCAAACCGACACACGCCGCATGACCGACCAATATTTCGCCGAAATCCGCGAAATTTTAAAACTGCACGAAGTGACCTTGCAGGCGGATGGCGCGGTCATCAGTTCGGTAGTTCCGCAGCTGACTTCTGTGTTTGCCGACGGTATCCGAAAATATCACGGTGTCGAGCCGATGGTCATCGGCGCGGGCCTTAAAACAGGGCTCGATATCAAAATCGAAAATCCGGCCCAGATGGGCGCGGATATGGTCGCGTCCGCTGTCGGCGCGCTGACCGAATTCAAACCGCCGATCATCATTTTCGACCTCGGTACCGCCACCAAGGCGACGGTCGTGTTGTCAGGCAACCGTTTCATCGGCGGCATGATCGCCCCGGGGGTTCAGATTTCGCTCGACGCGCTCTCCTCGCGCACAGCCCAGCTGCCGCACATCGACTTGAAAAAGCCCAAAAAGGTCATCGGAGACAACACCATCGACTGCATGCGCTCGGGTATGATCTTCGGCACCGCCGCAATGATGGACGGCATGATTGACCGCATGGAGGAAGAACTCGGTCAGAAATGCACGGTCGTCGTGACCGGAGGGCTCTCCGACACCATCTCCGGCTGCTGCCGGCATGCACTCAGCCTGCGCCCGAATTTGATCCTGCAGGGTCTTTTGACCATCTACAACATTAATACATTGTCAAAAAACCGCACATAG
- the cysE gene encoding serine O-acetyltransferase, translating into MIFMSCKYDINRILESDPAAKTAAQVYFLYPGFRAVRRHRVAHWLYEHKLYFPAFWYAKTTRRRTGIEIHPAAKIGKGLFIDHGMGVVIGETAEIGDNCTLYQGVTLGGTGKHTGKRHPTLGDNVVVGTGAKVLGPFKVGNNSKIAAGAVVLEEIPENCTAVGVPARIVKRDGQKIVQDLDQIHIPDPVAQELCRLQIEIDNIKKELKK; encoded by the coding sequence ATGATTTTTATGAGCTGCAAATACGACATCAACCGCATTCTGGAGAGTGACCCGGCGGCAAAAACCGCAGCGCAGGTCTATTTTCTCTATCCGGGTTTTCGGGCGGTGCGCCGCCATCGGGTCGCGCACTGGCTCTATGAACATAAGCTTTACTTTCCGGCGTTTTGGTACGCCAAGACCACCCGCCGCCGCACCGGCATTGAAATCCACCCCGCCGCTAAAATCGGAAAAGGCCTGTTTATCGACCATGGCATGGGCGTCGTGATCGGCGAGACAGCCGAGATCGGTGACAACTGCACGCTCTATCAGGGCGTGACGCTCGGCGGCACCGGAAAACATACCGGTAAACGCCACCCGACATTAGGCGACAACGTAGTGGTCGGAACAGGCGCAAAAGTGCTAGGCCCGTTCAAGGTGGGCAATAACTCTAAAATCGCAGCGGGCGCTGTCGTGCTCGAAGAAATTCCCGAGAACTGCACCGCCGTCGGCGTCCCCGCGCGCATCGTCAAACGGGACGGCCAAAAAATCGTACAGGACCTCGACCAGATTCACATCCCGGACCCGGTCGCGCAGGAACTCTGCCGCCTGCAAATCGAGATCGACAACATCAAAAAGGAACTAAAGAAATGA
- the cysS gene encoding cysteine--tRNA ligase, with protein sequence MKLYNTLTAVKEEFIPIEPGKVRMYTCGPTVYHFAHIGNLRTYIMEDVLEKYLRFAGYEVTRAMNITDVGHLSSDADTGEDKMLKGAKREHKSVMEIAQFYTDAFFADCKKLNIKKPEIVVPATNCIDEFIKIISSLIEKGFAYETGGNIYFDTSKLEEYYVFNKQDEKDLAVGVREGVEEDENKRNKTDFVLWFTKSKFEDQELKWDSPWGLGYPGWHIECSCISMKTLGERLDIHCGGVDNIFPHHTNEIAQSEAYLGRKWCNYWFHAHHLNTNAGKMSKSSGEFLTLSVLQKQGYDPLVYRFFCLLSHYRKTLMFSDEALDNAVSAYDKLICKIAVLKKEGAIDETAVEKFTAQFSEAMENDLNTSLAVTAIYDVLKSESNGATKRALLAKFDTVLSLGLLEAAEKHALSQAPCERGDDADIKTQIDLRAAAKKAKNFAEADRIRDDLKSRGILLIDTPQGTTFSKI encoded by the coding sequence ATGAAACTCTATAATACCCTAACCGCCGTAAAAGAGGAATTTATTCCGATTGAGCCGGGCAAGGTCAGGATGTACACCTGCGGCCCGACCGTCTATCATTTTGCCCACATCGGCAATCTGCGTACCTACATCATGGAGGACGTGCTCGAAAAGTACCTGCGTTTCGCAGGTTACGAGGTCACACGCGCCATGAACATCACCGACGTCGGCCACCTCTCGAGCGATGCGGACACCGGCGAGGACAAAATGCTCAAAGGCGCGAAGCGTGAACATAAGAGCGTTATGGAGATCGCGCAATTCTACACCGACGCGTTTTTTGCCGACTGCAAAAAGCTGAACATCAAAAAGCCCGAAATCGTCGTGCCCGCGACAAACTGCATCGACGAATTCATCAAGATCATTTCTTCTCTGATTGAAAAGGGATTTGCCTACGAGACCGGCGGCAACATCTATTTCGACACTTCCAAACTCGAAGAATATTACGTCTTTAATAAACAGGACGAAAAAGACCTCGCCGTCGGCGTGCGCGAAGGCGTTGAAGAAGACGAAAATAAGCGCAATAAAACCGATTTCGTATTGTGGTTCACCAAATCCAAGTTCGAAGATCAGGAACTCAAATGGGACAGTCCGTGGGGCCTCGGCTATCCGGGCTGGCACATCGAGTGCTCCTGCATCAGCATGAAAACTCTCGGCGAGCGGCTCGATATCCACTGCGGCGGCGTCGACAACATCTTCCCGCACCACACCAACGAGATCGCCCAGAGCGAGGCGTATTTGGGCCGCAAGTGGTGCAATTACTGGTTTCATGCGCACCACCTGAATACAAATGCAGGGAAAATGAGCAAATCTTCGGGCGAGTTTCTGACCCTTTCCGTCTTGCAAAAGCAGGGCTATGACCCTCTTGTCTACCGTTTCTTCTGCCTGCTTTCGCACTACCGCAAAACCCTGATGTTCTCCGACGAGGCGCTCGACAATGCCGTCTCCGCCTACGATAAACTCATTTGCAAAATTGCGGTCCTTAAAAAAGAGGGCGCAATCGACGAAACCGCCGTTGAAAAATTCACCGCCCAATTTTCCGAGGCGATGGAAAATGACCTTAACACCTCGCTCGCGGTCACGGCGATCTACGATGTGCTCAAATCTGAATCAAACGGCGCGACCAAACGCGCTCTCCTCGCAAAATTCGATACGGTTCTGTCTCTCGGCCTGCTCGAAGCCGCCGAAAAACACGCCTTATCCCAAGCCCCCTGCGAACGCGGTGACGATGCGGATATCAAGACACAGATCGATCTGCGCGCGGCCGCCAAGAAAGCCAAAAACTTTGCCGAAGCCGATCGCATCCGCGACGACCTTAAGTCCCGGGGGATTCTCCTCATCGACACCCCCCAAGGAACGACGTTTTCAAAAATTTAA